The nucleotide window TGCGAAAGAGCGGGTCGTCGTCGTAGCGCGGTCGGCCCATGTAGCCCCAGTGCGAATAGCCGTTGTCGCTGGCAAAGATCACCAGCGTGTTGTCCAGCCGCCCCTGCGCGGCGAGCGTGTCCAGCAGCCCGCCGACGTGGCGGTCGAGGTGGTCGATCATCGCAGCCCATTCACGGTTCTTCTGCGGCCAGGGCTTGTCGCGGTAGCGCCCCAGGTCCGGCGTGATCAGCGGACCGTGCGGAATCTGAGTGGCGTAGTAGAGGAAGAAGGGCGCCTGGCCTCGGGCCGTGGCGTCCAGAAACGCTATCGCCCGCTGATAGCAGAGGTCCTCGGAATTCTGCGCCGCGGCCGCGTCGGCGACGCCGCGCGGGATCAGCTTGCCCGCGGCATCGTATGCGTTGAGTATCTTGTCTTCCGCGTCGCCGTTGTGGCGATAGGCCCAGTCCATGTCGAAGCCGTAGTTGCCGCGGATCGGCGCCGGCCGGCCGTTCTCGTAGAGGTAATGCGGGTAGTACGTGTGGGCGCTGGCCTGGTCGTAGAACCCATACGCGACGTCGAACCCTTTCTTCTCCGGCGCCCCGTCCGTGCCCGGCAGGCCGATGCCCCACTTGCCGACCATGCACGTGGCATATCCGGCGGCCTTGAGTGTCTGGGCGATCGTCACATCGGCGGTCTCAAGGTGGTCCTGCCCGCGGGCGGACGCGTTGGTGCGGATGCGGCAGTGGCCCATGTGCATGCCGGTCATGAGGCTGGCCCGGGCCGGGGCGCACTCGGGCGAGCCGCTGTAGGCCTGCGTGAACTTCAGCCCGCGCCTGCAAAGCCCGTCGAGGACCGGCGTGTCGAACTGCCGCTGACCGAAGCACCCCAGGTCGCGATAGGACAGGTCGTCGGCCAATATCAGCAGGATGTTCGGTCGGCTCTGGGCCAGCGACGGTTCTGTCATGGCTGCGCGCTCCGCGGCAGTGGCAGGCAGGCCGATCTCAGGATCGGGAAGCTTCTTTGATTTCCCGGATCAGCCATTTCGTGAATCCCAGGACGGAGTGGGGATCGGACTCGGGGCCGACCGGACGCCCGCGACCGTGCTCGTTGGGGAACGTGTTGAGGTAGTAGTGCATCCGCGGATGGTGCTTGGGCAGACCGGCCTTCCAGTAGGCCTTGAGCCAGTCCCGCTCGATGAAGGGGTGATACTGCTTCGACTTCCAGATAATCGGGCCGAAGTAGAAAATATACTCCTTGCCCTGTTCAAGGGTCCACGTCGCGCCGCGGACGACCTTGGCCGGCTTGGACCAGCCGGTTTCGAGCGGCCAGTGACGGTTGAACTGGTGCGCTTCGTAAGCGATGCCTTCCATCTTCGCGATGATCGGATGCACCCGCTTGTCGTCGGCGAAGAAGGTGGGGTGCTGGACCATCTGCATCAACTTGTAGGTGTCGTGCTTGAGCAGGCCCTTGGCGTGGGCCGCCTGGAACAGCCCGCGGATGTTCTCGACATCTTTGGTGAAGAGGATGCGTGTGTCTTCTTTGAAGGGGCCCGGCTTGGCGTCAGGGTATCCGCGGTGGATCGCCAGATCGTATTCCCGGCAGATCAGGATGTGCTCGATCTGGCCGCCCTTAGCTTCCCAGTCGCGGATATGCTTGACCAGGGGGCTCTTCTCGGGCACGAGGCTGTCGCCCTTCTCGCTCAGGCCCCAGTAATATTCGAAGAAACCCACCTTGGTTTTGAAGTCGCCGTCCATCCAGTCCATGACAACGTCCAGATGCCCGGCGACGAAGGGGTAGTTGCCCTTCTGCTCTTCGAACGTCGGCAGGCCGGTCCAGGGCCCGCCGTGATTGTGCTTTCGGTCGGCGTCGTTGCGGGGCAGAGGACGAAGCCCGACCAGGCCGTGGCTCGTTTTGGCGACTGTCTTCATGTCAGCCCTCGCAGTGGTTGCGGTCTTGGCGGCAGGCTCGCGATCATCGGCCATCACGCCAAGGCCGCCGATCACGATGATCGACATCCCCAGCAAGACCGCTGCAAGATGATCTCCCCTATTGGGCGCAGGTTTGACATGAGGGTTGGCCATCGCGGGCTCCTTATCTGCCGCAATCATAGGCGATCGTACGGGGTGCGTCAATTTTTCAGGCTGCGGACTTTTCGATGTGGAGACGCTCAATTCAACCGTCCCCCAATGCCTCGCGCACTGCCTCGGCGCCCATGCCGGCGATCAGGAATTCTTTGCGCGGATTCGTCGGGCCGCTCACCAGCGTCACCGCCCGGCGGTCCAGGCCCAGGGCCTTGGCGAGGATGGCCGCCACGGCGGCGTTGGCCTTGCCTTTTTCCGGCGCGGCGGAAGTCGCGATCTTCATCGCATCGCCCAGGACGCCGACGATCTTGTCCCGTGACGAACCGGGCACGGCCTTCACGGCGATCACGCACCCGCCGGGCATGTCACGAATATTGAGCCGTTCTGTCCCCTTCATGGAACGCTCCAACGTCGATTACTGCACAACGCCACGCGGAGAAAGCGGCCAGATAGAAGGTGTGCCGGCTCTTCTGCTCTGTTTTCTCTGCGTCTCTGCGTCGCGAACAGAACGGTCTACAGCCGCCCGGACTGCTTGGCGTACTGGAAGATG belongs to Planctomycetaceae bacterium and includes:
- a CDS encoding arylsulfatase translates to MTEPSLAQSRPNILLILADDLSYRDLGCFGQRQFDTPVLDGLCRRGLKFTQAYSGSPECAPARASLMTGMHMGHCRIRTNASARGQDHLETADVTIAQTLKAAGYATCMVGKWGIGLPGTDGAPEKKGFDVAYGFYDQASAHTYYPHYLYENGRPAPIRGNYGFDMDWAYRHNGDAEDKILNAYDAAGKLIPRGVADAAAAQNSEDLCYQRAIAFLDATARGQAPFFLYYATQIPHGPLITPDLGRYRDKPWPQKNREWAAMIDHLDRHVGGLLDTLAAQGRLDNTLVIFASDNGYSHWGYMGRPRYDDDPLFRNKGPWKGGKFISWEGGVRVPMFIAWPGRVAPGTTENLTALYDLPATLAELAGAEEPPATDGISIVPLLQGRPDRQTAHEFLYWESGTHAPHAQAVRMGRWFAWREHPDNPVLLWDTIDDVASQRDVAAAHPDLVNKALEVFRSQHVNSRWYLNPGESAATFEAKKARAEAEGTLQIDTRANSDYRGDANAPARPTPPRVDGAVPP
- a CDS encoding DUF167 family protein, with translation MKGTERLNIRDMPGGCVIAVKAVPGSSRDKIVGVLGDAMKIATSAAPEKGKANAAVAAILAKALGLDRRAVTLVSGPTNPRKEFLIAGMGAEAVREALGDG